A window of the Phalacrocorax aristotelis chromosome 9, bGulAri2.1, whole genome shotgun sequence genome harbors these coding sequences:
- the ABHD12B gene encoding protein ABHD12B isoform X2, producing the protein MRRRGEGVGGDRDGDRDGDRARAGGRSGASRQQRGWLAWRSWLRTLLLNLLLVYISVPFLIRLFPSLLTKIAFLNVLSFPFFVDLQRPELLLNNTINLYLTTEPGVTVGIWHTVPSSRGAEAQGKDQRWYEEALADAHPVIIYLHGNGGTRAASHRIQFLKTMGAADFHILALDYRGYGDSSGNPTERGFTTDVLALYDWAKARSGNSSILFWGHSMGTGVATNAARKLQEERGVQVDAVILESPYTDIREAAANMPITKIYRQFPGFEYFILDSLALSDMFFRSNENVKVLACPLLMLHAEDDAVVPLQLGHKLFETARSAYKDKTKVKLITFPEKLGLGHDYISFNPELPALVKDFLNIK; encoded by the exons ATGCGGCGGCGCGGCGAGGGGGTCGGCGGCGACAGGGACGGCGACAGGGACGGCGACAGGGCCCGGGCGGGGGGCAGGAGCGGCGCGTCCCGGCAGCAGCG GGGCTGGCTGGCCTGGCGCTCATGGCTGCGCACCCTCCTCCTGAACCTGCTCCTCGTCTACATCTCTGTGCCCTTCCTCATCCGCCTCTTCCCCTCACTGCTCACCAAAATTGCCTTCCTGAATGTCC TGTCCTTCCCCTTCTTTGTGGACCTTCAGcggccagagctgctgctgaacaacACCATCAACCTGTACCTCACCACCGAGCCAGGCGTCACAGTTGGCATCTG GCACACAGTGCCAAGCAGCAGAGGGGCCGAGGCACAGGGCAAGGACCAGCGCTGGTACGAGGAGGCGCTTGCCGACGCTCACCCCGTGATCATCTACCTGCACGGCAATGGGGGGACCAG GGCTGCGAGCCACCGCATCCAGTTCTTGAAG ACGATGGGGGCTGCTGACTTCCACATCCTGGCTCTTGACTACAGAG GCTATGGGGACTCCAGCGGGAACCCCACGGAGAGAGGCTTCACCACGGACGTCCTGGCACTATACGACTGGGCCAAAGCGCGGAGTGGGAACAGCAGCATCCTCTTCTGGGGACACTCCATGGGGACAGG GGTTGCTACGAACGCGGCAAGGAAACTGCAGGAGGAGCGAG GGGTCCAGGTTGATGCCGTCATCCTGGAGTCACCCTACACTGACATCCGTGAGGCGGCCGCCAACATGCCCATCACCAAG ATTTACCGCCAGTTCCCAGGTTTCGAGTACTTCATCCTGGACTCGCTAGCGCTGAGCGACATGTTCTTCCGCAGCAATGAGAA TGTGAAGGTGCTGGCCTGCCCACTCCTCATGTTGCATGCAGAAGATGATGCTGTGGTGCCTCTGCAGCTGGGTCACAAG CTCTTTGAAACCGCACGCAGCGCTTACAAGGACAAAACCAAGGTGAAGCTCATTACCTTTCCCGAAAAGCTGGGCTTGGGCCATGACTACATCTCATTCAACCCAGAGCTGCCTGCCTTGGTGAA AGACTTCTTGAACATTAAGTGA
- the ABHD12B gene encoding protein ABHD12B isoform X1 produces MAGLFSPASASPAPPSSLKGAGRRAWLGARGRGPLAASGGDVLCRGRGSGRGLVRGAGSGFVGRGGAWAEGRGLVRGQSARRCGGAARGSAATGTATGTATGPGRGAGAARPGSSVSFPFFVDLQRPELLLNNTINLYLTTEPGVTVGIWHTVPSSRGAEAQGKDQRWYEEALADAHPVIIYLHGNGGTRAASHRIQFLKTMGAADFHILALDYRGYGDSSGNPTERGFTTDVLALYDWAKARSGNSSILFWGHSMGTGVATNAARKLQEERGVQVDAVILESPYTDIREAAANMPITKIYRQFPGFEYFILDSLALSDMFFRSNENVKVLACPLLMLHAEDDAVVPLQLGHKLFETARSAYKDKTKVKLITFPEKLGLGHDYISFNPELPALVKDFLNIK; encoded by the exons ATGGCTGGGCTCTTCTCCCCGGCGTCCGCCTCGCCGGCTCCGCCCTCAAGCCTCAaaggggcggggaggagggcgTGGCTTGGCGCGCGGGGGCGTGGCCCGCTGGCTGCGAGCGGCGGGGACGTGCTGTGCCGTGGGCGGGGATCGGGGCGGGGCCTCGTACGCGGGGCGGGGTCCGGATTcgtggggcggggcggggcctggGCCGAGGGGCGGGGCCTGGTCCGCGGGCAGTCGGCGAGACGATGCGGCGGCGCGGCGAGGGGGTCGGCGGCGACAGGGACGGCGACAGGGACGGCGACAGGGCCCGGGCGGGGGGCAGGAGCGGCGCGTCCCGGCAGCAGCG TGTCCTTCCCCTTCTTTGTGGACCTTCAGcggccagagctgctgctgaacaacACCATCAACCTGTACCTCACCACCGAGCCAGGCGTCACAGTTGGCATCTG GCACACAGTGCCAAGCAGCAGAGGGGCCGAGGCACAGGGCAAGGACCAGCGCTGGTACGAGGAGGCGCTTGCCGACGCTCACCCCGTGATCATCTACCTGCACGGCAATGGGGGGACCAG GGCTGCGAGCCACCGCATCCAGTTCTTGAAG ACGATGGGGGCTGCTGACTTCCACATCCTGGCTCTTGACTACAGAG GCTATGGGGACTCCAGCGGGAACCCCACGGAGAGAGGCTTCACCACGGACGTCCTGGCACTATACGACTGGGCCAAAGCGCGGAGTGGGAACAGCAGCATCCTCTTCTGGGGACACTCCATGGGGACAGG GGTTGCTACGAACGCGGCAAGGAAACTGCAGGAGGAGCGAG GGGTCCAGGTTGATGCCGTCATCCTGGAGTCACCCTACACTGACATCCGTGAGGCGGCCGCCAACATGCCCATCACCAAG ATTTACCGCCAGTTCCCAGGTTTCGAGTACTTCATCCTGGACTCGCTAGCGCTGAGCGACATGTTCTTCCGCAGCAATGAGAA TGTGAAGGTGCTGGCCTGCCCACTCCTCATGTTGCATGCAGAAGATGATGCTGTGGTGCCTCTGCAGCTGGGTCACAAG CTCTTTGAAACCGCACGCAGCGCTTACAAGGACAAAACCAAGGTGAAGCTCATTACCTTTCCCGAAAAGCTGGGCTTGGGCCATGACTACATCTCATTCAACCCAGAGCTGCCTGCCTTGGTGAA AGACTTCTTGAACATTAAGTGA